The Burkholderia lata genome contains a region encoding:
- a CDS encoding oxidoreductase, which translates to MSSLLRIGLMGFGFAGATFHAPVIATSGRTEVAAIATGQPDRAQAAYPGARVVPDLDTLLGLDDIECVVIATPNDTHFALARQVLEAGRHVVVDKPVTLTADEALALARLANARSRLFAPFHNRRWDGDFLTVRRIVESGELGRLTCFESHFDRFRPTPRTRWREEPARGGGLLLDLGPHLIDQALALFGLPETVSATVKTRRDNGTAPDFVHLQLGYPDKDVALHASALSAIEPARFTLHGTRGSYQKFGLDTQEDQLKAGLTTDDVEFGGGNPPGLLRVLDGEVEVERPVPTLDGQYAEFYRALAASIHDGAPFPVTAQDAVDVMTIIELAAQSEHDGRRLPFVRRTI; encoded by the coding sequence ATGTCGTCATTGCTCAGGATTGGTTTGATGGGTTTCGGTTTCGCCGGCGCGACGTTCCACGCGCCCGTGATCGCCACGAGCGGCCGCACTGAAGTCGCCGCGATCGCGACGGGGCAGCCCGATCGCGCGCAGGCGGCGTATCCGGGCGCGCGCGTCGTCCCCGATCTCGACACGCTGCTCGGCCTCGACGACATCGAGTGCGTGGTGATCGCCACGCCGAACGACACGCACTTCGCGCTCGCACGCCAGGTGCTCGAAGCCGGCCGCCACGTGGTCGTCGACAAGCCCGTCACGCTCACCGCCGACGAGGCGCTCGCGCTCGCGCGGCTCGCGAATGCGCGCAGCCGGCTGTTCGCGCCGTTCCACAACCGCCGCTGGGACGGCGATTTCCTCACCGTGCGCCGCATCGTCGAATCGGGCGAGCTCGGCCGGCTGACCTGTTTCGAATCGCACTTCGACCGCTTCCGCCCGACGCCGCGCACGCGCTGGCGCGAGGAGCCCGCCCGTGGTGGCGGCCTGCTGCTCGACCTCGGCCCGCACCTGATCGACCAGGCGCTTGCGCTGTTCGGCCTGCCGGAAACGGTGAGCGCGACCGTCAAGACGCGCCGCGACAACGGCACGGCGCCCGATTTCGTGCACCTGCAGCTCGGCTATCCGGACAAGGACGTCGCGCTGCATGCGAGCGCGCTGTCGGCGATCGAACCCGCGCGCTTCACGCTGCACGGCACCCGCGGCAGCTATCAGAAGTTCGGGCTCGACACGCAGGAGGACCAGCTCAAGGCCGGCCTCACCACGGACGACGTCGAATTCGGCGGCGGCAACCCGCCCGGCCTGCTGCGCGTGCTCGACGGCGAAGTCGAGGTCGAGCGCCCGGTGCCGACGCTCGACGGCCAGTACGCGGAGTTCTACCGCGCGCTCGCCGCGTCGATCCACGACGGCGCGCCGTTCCCCGTCACCGCGCAGGACGCCGTCGACGTGATGACGATCATCGAACTCGCCGCGCAGAGCGAGCACGACGGCCGCCGGCTGCCGTTCGTACGGCGCACGATCTGA
- the gcvH gene encoding glycine cleavage system protein GcvH, protein MSNVPADLKYTDEHEWIRTEADGTLTVGITDHAQSTLGDIVFLELPQAGKQVKAGDAIGVVESVKAASDIYSPVSGEIIAFNQDAADTPEDVNGDPYEAWLFKIKLAAGANTDNLLSADAYKKLIGD, encoded by the coding sequence ATGAGCAACGTCCCGGCCGATCTGAAATACACCGACGAACACGAGTGGATCCGCACCGAAGCAGACGGCACGCTGACGGTCGGCATCACCGATCACGCACAGAGCACGCTTGGCGACATCGTGTTCCTCGAGTTGCCGCAAGCCGGCAAGCAGGTGAAGGCAGGCGACGCCATCGGCGTCGTCGAGTCGGTGAAGGCTGCATCCGACATCTACTCGCCGGTATCGGGCGAGATCATCGCGTTCAACCAGGACGCTGCGGACACGCCGGAAGATGTCAATGGCGATCCGTACGAAGCCTGGCTGTTCAAGATCAAGCTCGCCGCCGGCGCCAATACCGACAACCTGCTCAGCGCCGACGCTTACAAGAAGCTGATCGGCGACTAA
- the gcvT gene encoding glycine cleavage system aminomethyltransferase GcvT gives MTALNHTPLNAAHRALNARMVDFGGWDMPVNYGSQIEEHEAVRTDAGMFDVSHMCVVDFTGSRVRAFFEHAIANNVGKLKTPGKALYSCLLNPQGGVIDDLIVYYFTEEFFRVVVNAGTAEKDIAWFNQLNEQGGFGVTITPRRDFAIVAVQGPNAREKAWSTVPAARAATSELKPFNAAQVAGTPFGDLTVARTGYTGEDGFEVIVPAVHVEALWNALQQNGVRPCGLGARDTLRLEAGMNLYGQDMDDTVSPLDAGLAWTVDLTAPRDFVGRAALEANGTRAAFVGLILQKENGKAGGVLRAHQKVVTPHGEGEITSGTFSPSMQESIAFARVPAAVQIGDLVQVQIRDKNLPARVVKLPFVRNGKVLAA, from the coding sequence ATGACTGCACTGAATCACACCCCGCTCAACGCCGCGCACCGCGCGCTCAATGCCCGCATGGTCGACTTCGGCGGCTGGGACATGCCCGTCAACTACGGCTCGCAGATCGAAGAGCATGAAGCCGTGCGCACCGACGCCGGCATGTTCGACGTGTCGCACATGTGCGTGGTCGATTTCACCGGCAGCCGCGTGCGCGCGTTCTTCGAGCACGCGATCGCGAACAACGTCGGCAAGCTCAAGACGCCCGGCAAGGCCCTCTACTCGTGCCTGCTCAATCCGCAGGGCGGCGTCATCGACGACCTGATCGTCTACTACTTCACCGAGGAATTCTTCCGCGTCGTCGTCAACGCCGGCACGGCCGAGAAAGACATCGCGTGGTTCAACCAGCTGAACGAGCAAGGCGGCTTCGGCGTCACGATCACGCCGCGCCGCGATTTCGCGATCGTCGCCGTACAGGGCCCGAACGCCCGCGAAAAAGCGTGGTCGACGGTGCCCGCCGCGCGCGCCGCCACCAGCGAACTGAAGCCGTTCAACGCCGCGCAGGTCGCCGGCACGCCGTTCGGCGATCTCACCGTCGCGCGCACCGGCTACACCGGTGAAGACGGTTTCGAAGTGATCGTCCCGGCCGTGCACGTCGAAGCGCTGTGGAACGCGCTGCAGCAAAACGGCGTGCGCCCGTGCGGGCTCGGCGCGCGCGACACGCTGCGCCTCGAGGCCGGCATGAACCTGTACGGCCAGGACATGGACGACACCGTGTCGCCGCTCGACGCGGGCCTCGCGTGGACGGTCGACCTTACCGCGCCGCGCGACTTCGTCGGCCGCGCCGCACTGGAAGCCAACGGCACCCGCGCCGCATTCGTCGGCCTGATCCTGCAGAAGGAAAACGGCAAGGCCGGCGGCGTGCTGCGCGCGCACCAGAAGGTCGTCACGCCGCACGGCGAAGGCGAGATCACGAGCGGCACGTTCTCGCCGTCGATGCAGGAATCGATCGCGTTCGCGCGCGTGCCGGCGGCCGTCCAGATCGGCGACCTGGTCCAGGTGCAAATTCGCGACAAGAATCTTCCCGCGCGCGTGGTAAAACTGCCGTTCGTGCGCAACGGCAAGGTCCTCGCTGCGTAA
- the gcvP gene encoding aminomethyl-transferring glycine dehydrogenase: MKLEHPDRLMNRTPLSLAALETHDAFAERHIGPDAASQQAMLDTLGFASRAALIDAVIPASIRRAETLPLGPFAQPKSEAEALAALRVLADKNEVFRSYIGQGYHDTHTPAVILRNVLENPAWYTAYTPYQPEISQGRLEALLNFQQMVADLTGLAISNASLLDEATAAAEAMTLLQRTGKPTSNVFYVADDVLPQTLEVIRTRALPVGIEVKTGPAADAAQANAFGVLLQYPGVNGDVRDYRALTEAIHAAGGHVVVAADLLALTVLTPPGDWGADVAIGNTQRFGVPMGFGGPHAAYLAVRDEFKRQMPGRLVGVTVDAQGKPALRLALQTREQHIRREKATSNVCTAQALLAIMASMYAVYHGPHGLKTIALRVNRIAALLAAGVKQLGFATVNDTFFDTLTIDTGARTAQVHEFAKAKRINLRRVSDTQVGVSVDETTTRDDLADLLAVFAQAAGGTAPAVDALDAGLAGVAALPAGLERTSAYLTHHVFNRHHSETEMLRYLRSLSDKDLALDRSMIPLGSCTMKLNATSEMLPVTWPEFGGIHPFAPAEQTVGYREMIDQLEQMLVAATGYAAVSLQPNAGSQGEYAGLLIIHAYHASRGEAHRDVCLIPASAHGTNPASAHMAGMKVVVVACDAQGNVDIADLKAKADEHAKDLAAIMITYPSTHGVFEQNVREICEIVHAHGGQVYVDGANMNAMVGLTAPGQFGGDVSHLNLHKTFCIPHGGGGPGVGPVAVGAHLAKFLPNQRSTGYTREEDGIGAVSAAPYGSASILPISWMYIAMMGAKNLTAATETAILNANYIAKRLAPHYPVLYSGPGGLVAHECILDLRPIKESSGISVDDVAKRLMDYGFHAPTMSFPVPGTLMVEPTESESQEELDRFIAAMIAIRDEIRAVEEGRADREDNPLRHAPHTAAVVTANEWLHAYSREQAAYPVASLGTNKYWPPVGRADNVYGDRNLFCSCVPMSEYA; this comes from the coding sequence ATGAAGCTCGAACACCCGGACCGCCTGATGAACCGCACGCCCCTCTCGCTCGCCGCGCTCGAAACGCACGACGCGTTCGCCGAACGCCACATCGGCCCCGACGCCGCCAGCCAGCAGGCCATGCTCGACACGCTCGGCTTCGCGTCGCGCGCCGCCCTGATCGACGCCGTGATCCCGGCCTCGATCCGCCGCGCCGAAACGCTGCCGCTCGGCCCGTTCGCGCAGCCGAAGAGCGAGGCCGAAGCCCTCGCCGCACTGCGGGTTCTCGCGGACAAGAACGAGGTGTTCCGCTCGTATATCGGTCAGGGTTACCACGACACGCACACGCCGGCCGTCATCCTGCGCAACGTGCTCGAAAACCCGGCGTGGTACACGGCCTACACGCCGTACCAGCCCGAAATTTCCCAGGGCCGCCTCGAGGCGCTCCTGAACTTCCAGCAGATGGTCGCCGACCTGACGGGCCTCGCGATCTCGAACGCGTCGCTGCTCGACGAAGCCACCGCCGCCGCCGAAGCGATGACGCTGCTGCAGCGCACCGGCAAGCCGACGTCGAACGTGTTCTACGTCGCCGACGACGTGCTGCCGCAAACGCTCGAAGTGATCCGCACGCGCGCGCTGCCGGTCGGCATCGAGGTCAAGACGGGCCCGGCCGCCGACGCTGCGCAAGCCAATGCATTCGGCGTGCTGCTGCAGTACCCGGGCGTGAACGGCGACGTGCGCGACTACCGCGCGCTCACCGAAGCGATCCATGCGGCCGGTGGCCACGTGGTCGTTGCGGCCGACCTGCTCGCACTCACCGTGCTGACGCCGCCGGGCGACTGGGGCGCGGACGTCGCGATCGGCAACACGCAGCGCTTCGGCGTGCCGATGGGCTTCGGCGGCCCGCACGCCGCGTATCTCGCGGTGCGTGACGAATTCAAGCGCCAGATGCCGGGCCGCCTCGTCGGCGTCACGGTCGACGCGCAGGGCAAGCCCGCGCTGCGCCTCGCGCTGCAGACGCGCGAACAGCACATCCGCCGCGAGAAGGCCACGTCGAACGTGTGTACTGCGCAGGCACTGCTCGCGATCATGGCCAGCATGTACGCGGTCTACCACGGCCCGCACGGCCTGAAGACGATCGCGCTGCGCGTGAACCGCATCGCGGCGCTGCTCGCCGCCGGCGTGAAGCAGCTCGGCTTCGCGACCGTCAACGACACGTTCTTCGACACGCTGACGATCGACACCGGCGCGCGCACCGCGCAGGTTCACGAATTCGCGAAGGCGAAGCGCATCAACCTGCGCCGCGTGAGCGACACGCAAGTCGGCGTATCGGTCGATGAAACGACGACGCGCGACGACCTCGCCGATCTCCTCGCCGTGTTCGCGCAAGCCGCGGGCGGCACCGCACCGGCCGTCGACGCGCTGGACGCGGGCCTCGCCGGCGTCGCCGCGCTGCCGGCCGGCCTCGAGCGCACGAGCGCATACCTGACGCACCACGTGTTCAACCGCCACCATTCCGAAACCGAAATGCTGCGCTACCTGCGCAGCCTGTCGGACAAGGATCTCGCGCTCGACCGCTCGATGATCCCGCTCGGCTCGTGCACGATGAAGCTGAACGCGACGTCGGAAATGCTGCCCGTCACGTGGCCCGAATTCGGCGGCATCCACCCGTTCGCACCGGCCGAGCAGACCGTCGGCTACCGCGAGATGATCGACCAGCTCGAGCAGATGCTCGTCGCGGCCACCGGCTACGCAGCCGTGTCGCTGCAACCGAACGCGGGCTCGCAGGGCGAGTACGCGGGCCTGCTGATCATCCACGCCTACCACGCCTCGCGCGGCGAAGCGCACCGCGACGTGTGCCTGATCCCGGCGTCCGCCCACGGCACGAACCCAGCATCGGCGCACATGGCCGGCATGAAGGTCGTGGTCGTTGCATGCGACGCGCAGGGCAACGTCGACATTGCCGACCTGAAGGCGAAGGCCGACGAGCACGCGAAGGACCTCGCGGCGATCATGATCACGTATCCGTCGACGCACGGCGTGTTCGAGCAGAACGTCCGCGAGATCTGCGAGATCGTCCATGCGCACGGCGGCCAGGTGTACGTCGACGGCGCGAACATGAACGCGATGGTCGGCCTGACCGCGCCGGGCCAGTTCGGCGGCGACGTGTCGCACCTGAACCTGCACAAGACCTTCTGCATCCCGCACGGCGGTGGCGGCCCGGGCGTCGGCCCGGTCGCGGTCGGCGCGCACCTCGCGAAGTTCCTGCCGAACCAGCGTTCGACCGGCTACACGCGTGAAGAAGACGGCATCGGCGCGGTATCGGCCGCGCCGTACGGCTCGGCGTCGATCCTGCCGATCTCGTGGATGTACATCGCGATGATGGGCGCGAAGAACCTGACCGCCGCGACGGAAACCGCGATCCTCAACGCGAACTACATCGCGAAGCGCCTCGCGCCGCACTACCCGGTGCTGTATTCGGGCCCGGGCGGGCTGGTTGCGCACGAGTGCATTCTCGACCTGCGTCCGATCAAGGAATCGAGCGGCATCAGCGTCGACGACGTCGCGAAGCGCCTGATGGACTACGGCTTCCACGCGCCGACGATGAGCTTCCCGGTGCCGGGCACGCTGATGGTCGAACCGACCGAATCGGAATCGCAGGAAGAACTCGACCGCTTCATCGCCGCGATGATCGCGATCCGCGACGAAATCCGTGCCGTCGAGGAAGGCCGCGCCGACCGCGAGGACAACCCGCTGCGTCATGCACCGCACACGGCGGCCGTCGTCACCGCGAACGAATGGCTGCACGCGTACTCGCGCGAGCAGGCTGCGTACCCGGTCGCGTCGCTCGGCACGAACAAGTACTGGCCGCCGGTCGGCCGCGCGGACAACGTCTACGGCGACCGCAACCTGTTCTGCTCGTGCGTGCCGATGTCGGAATACGCATAA